One genomic window of Candidatus Omnitrophota bacterium includes the following:
- a CDS encoding glycosyltransferase — protein MKGLPPVSVVIPVKNGADMLGRCLGSLKNADYPPERLEIIVADGMSRDDTKGVAAGHGAKVVPNDKELVVSGRNRGFEASAGEIIAFTDADCVFDKGWLKESIKYFDDPKVGGVGGLTLAPEESSAFEKAIDLIFSIAESLGTTVHRKGIMRAEEADDIPGCNAIYRRAALAAVMPVDEGLLTAEDVWMNSLIRKAGYRLILAPDVILRHYRRNSPAGFFRQAYRFAVGRTQIGKRDAKLMNVFHIVTGLAIPAFLATGVSFYLAGAQDLFFKIVSLLLAAVILASLFRARSLKTAINVPLAIAIFVSGWSLGFLRELLFPMKDVRGK, from the coding sequence ATGAAAGGACTCCCTCCCGTCTCGGTCGTCATCCCCGTCAAGAACGGCGCCGATATGTTGGGGCGCTGCCTCGGGTCTTTGAAGAACGCCGATTATCCGCCCGAACGCCTGGAGATAATAGTGGCCGACGGCATGTCGCGCGACGACACGAAGGGCGTGGCCGCAGGACACGGTGCAAAGGTGGTGCCGAACGATAAGGAGCTGGTCGTATCCGGGCGGAACCGCGGTTTTGAGGCCTCCGCAGGCGAGATCATCGCCTTCACGGATGCCGACTGCGTCTTCGATAAGGGATGGCTTAAGGAGAGCATAAAGTACTTTGACGATCCGAAAGTGGGCGGCGTCGGAGGCCTGACCCTGGCGCCGGAAGAGAGCTCCGCTTTCGAAAAGGCCATAGATCTTATCTTCAGCATCGCCGAATCGCTCGGGACGACCGTACACCGTAAGGGCATTATGCGCGCCGAAGAGGCGGATGATATACCCGGATGTAACGCCATATACAGGAGGGCGGCGCTCGCGGCGGTAATGCCCGTAGACGAAGGTCTCCTGACCGCCGAAGACGTATGGATGAACTCGCTCATAAGGAAGGCGGGATACCGGCTCATACTCGCCCCAGACGTGATCCTCCGGCACTATCGCCGTAACTCTCCGGCAGGATTTTTCCGCCAGGCATACCGTTTTGCCGTCGGGAGGACCCAGATAGGGAAGAGGGACGCGAAGCTTATGAACGTCTTTCATATAGTGACGGGGCTGGCCATACCCGCGTTTTTGGCAACGGGGGTATCCTTTTACCTGGCCGGGGCGCAGGACCTATTCTTCAAGATCGTATCGCTCCTCCTGGCCGCCGTTATCTTGGCATCTCTTTTCAGGGCAAGGTCGCTCAAAACGGCCATAAACGTTCCTCTGGCGATCGCGATATTCGTCTCGGGCTGGTCTCTCGGGTTCCTGAGGGAATTGTTATTTCCGATGAAGGACGTGAGGGGGAAGTAA
- a CDS encoding STT3 domain-containing protein — MINKKIFLIVSLGFVLALNLYVRSFPVYFPQLKTQARDIIESAIQKGTMEEVYKKFPQFYPLAKDEIKKSKMDEYKRLNRKSIDKQIEDLYAKMKDRYQDDSGQTYIMELDCWHWTRYVDNILKTGHPGDQVIDGAQWDMFMLAPLGWKILWDNLLYYLAAFLYGVFSVFHKVPLLTFLFYLPLFFISVFTIVLYSVSFRYGRYLGAVLTCLFIGMTPVFIPRSCAGWFDKDILSMMFPVAIFGSYISALVAGSFRKRLLWTVFTAFLVGLFAFAWTFWWFIFVIIVFYEVLSLAHAAFFEVYLSKKGPAMLKERSILLAVFVFAGFLWAIALAGTEPVIELYNQVRLALIFNKPLMTSIWPNVYSTVGEMRKTSIAEMARSVGGTQGMWLVAISALCMAVLFVRSFLDKKCEPFKRASISILVIWLAAMVFATTRGVRFVMFLSPPLGISFGWAASDLYRYLKGRNKMLGVVCAGLILAGSGTVLINNGYSAARSSFPLMDDGWYKVLNLMKEKTPPDTIVNSWWDFGDWFKVVAGRRVIFDGQSQGTPQAYWMAKALLTDDENRAVSILRMLNNGGNEAFNAMDRNIKNPLLSALLLEGIMVMPPDKAQATLAKFLPPSFDRDEVMRILFAAPPRACFVVDNSMPFKIGAISFLGNWDFSKVYIAQNFNKQEKGQIIEYLKGFGRDEQDLQRFYQEVFLISTKKLDDWLSHRLQFYSGLMDGREKDGIVYFENGFAYNPKDNSLQSGNGQIPRSLFLQVGDDIVESVYPKPNIICSLLIFRTESGYKCIMLDRELGRSIFVRLYFMRGKGLKHFVPFIDAEEGNSYIRVFGIAW, encoded by the coding sequence ATGATAAATAAAAAAATATTTTTAATAGTTTCCCTCGGTTTTGTATTAGCCCTCAATCTTTACGTCCGCTCCTTCCCCGTATATTTTCCGCAGCTGAAGACACAGGCCAGGGATATCATAGAGAGCGCTATCCAGAAGGGGACCATGGAAGAGGTCTATAAAAAATTCCCCCAATTCTATCCCCTTGCAAAGGATGAGATAAAGAAGTCGAAGATGGACGAATATAAGCGGCTCAACCGGAAGTCGATAGACAAGCAGATAGAGGACCTCTACGCCAAGATGAAGGACAGATACCAGGACGATTCGGGCCAGACGTACATCATGGAGCTCGATTGCTGGCACTGGACGAGGTATGTCGATAATATCCTGAAGACGGGCCATCCCGGTGACCAGGTCATAGACGGGGCGCAGTGGGACATGTTCATGCTCGCCCCGCTGGGTTGGAAGATATTGTGGGATAACCTCCTCTATTATCTTGCGGCGTTCTTATACGGCGTCTTCTCCGTATTCCATAAGGTGCCGCTGCTGACTTTTCTCTTCTACCTCCCGCTCTTCTTCATATCCGTTTTTACGATCGTCCTCTACTCCGTATCTTTCCGGTACGGGAGATATCTCGGCGCCGTCTTAACGTGCCTTTTCATAGGTATGACCCCTGTATTCATACCGAGGAGCTGCGCCGGCTGGTTCGACAAGGATATACTGAGCATGATGTTCCCGGTAGCGATATTCGGGTCTTATATCTCGGCCCTCGTAGCCGGCTCCTTCCGGAAGAGATTATTGTGGACCGTCTTTACCGCATTCCTGGTCGGGCTCTTCGCATTCGCCTGGACATTCTGGTGGTTCATATTCGTCATAATAGTATTTTACGAGGTCCTCTCGCTGGCGCACGCGGCGTTCTTCGAGGTATATCTAAGTAAGAAAGGTCCGGCGATGTTGAAAGAGAGGTCCATCCTGCTCGCCGTCTTTGTCTTTGCCGGTTTCCTGTGGGCTATAGCGCTGGCCGGCACAGAGCCGGTGATCGAGCTCTATAATCAGGTACGGTTGGCTCTTATCTTCAATAAACCGCTCATGACCTCCATCTGGCCCAATGTCTATTCCACCGTAGGGGAGATGAGGAAAACGAGCATAGCAGAGATGGCCCGCTCCGTAGGCGGCACGCAGGGTATGTGGCTCGTAGCCATCTCCGCGCTCTGCATGGCAGTGCTCTTTGTCCGTTCTTTCCTTGATAAGAAGTGTGAGCCGTTCAAGCGCGCCTCCATATCGATACTCGTCATATGGCTTGCCGCCATGGTCTTTGCCACGACAAGGGGTGTGAGGTTCGTGATGTTCCTATCTCCTCCCCTCGGGATATCGTTCGGGTGGGCGGCGAGCGACCTATACCGTTATCTTAAGGGCAGGAATAAGATGCTGGGCGTCGTATGCGCCGGGCTGATCCTGGCCGGGTCGGGGACCGTATTGATAAATAACGGATATTCCGCGGCAAGGTCCTCCTTCCCGCTCATGGATGACGGGTGGTATAAAGTCCTTAACCTTATGAAGGAGAAGACCCCGCCGGACACGATAGTCAATTCCTGGTGGGATTTCGGCGATTGGTTCAAGGTCGTCGCCGGCCGCCGCGTGATATTTGACGGGCAGAGCCAGGGCACGCCCCAGGCCTACTGGATGGCCAAGGCGCTTCTGACCGATGACGAAAATCGGGCCGTAAGCATACTGAGGATGCTGAATAACGGCGGCAACGAGGCGTTCAACGCCATGGACAGGAACATAAAGAACCCGCTCCTTTCGGCGCTTCTCCTGGAAGGGATAATGGTCATGCCGCCGGATAAGGCGCAGGCGACGCTCGCGAAATTTTTGCCTCCCTCATTCGACAGGGACGAGGTCATGAGGATACTCTTTGCCGCGCCGCCGAGGGCCTGTTTTGTCGTCGATAATTCCATGCCTTTCAAGATCGGGGCGATCTCATTCCTGGGGAACTGGGACTTCTCGAAGGTCTACATAGCGCAGAACTTCAATAAACAGGAGAAGGGGCAGATAATAGAATATCTTAAAGGCTTCGGCAGAGACGAGCAGGACCTCCAGAGATTTTATCAGGAGGTCTTCCTGATATCGACCAAAAAACTCGATGACTGGCTTTCGCACCGCCTCCAGTTCTACTCCGGGCTTATGGACGGGCGCGAGAAGGACGGCATCGTTTACTTCGAGAACGGCTTTGCGTATAACCCGAAGGATAACAGCCTCCAGTCAGGCAACGGGCAGATACCGAGGAGCTTGTTCCTCCAGGTGGGCGACGATATAGTGGAGAGCGTATATCCGAAACCGAATATAATATGTTCTCTCCTGATATTCAGGACGGAGTCGGGATATAAGTGCATCATGCTCGACCGCGAGCTGGGCAGAAGCATCTTTGTGCGTCTCTATTTTATGAGGGGGAAAGGGCTGAAGCATTTCGTCCCGTTCATCGATGCCGAGGAAGGCAACAGCTATATACGCGTATTCGGAATAGCGTGGTGA
- a CDS encoding glycosyltransferase family 39 protein codes for MNPPRKLKNAFLLCLILLIGLLLRLYNVNFPSIGYHNMQENEQMSIAHNMEARHDYVTKVSYSGNAFGDGLPSVSDPQAPLVAYQTLAVWGLFGENLWGPRLFNIVFGVLSILVIYLVSCLLFDNRHISLFVALELAIMPLAVFFSRNLQPESPALFFMLLGSLFYLRAASGGKAYNLIAGGVSFSAAWLYKFNFIIGAAPFLLYLPSMIGKRGDKDFAFRLTGLFLPYVVVPAYLLWAHLSGQPAFNGFDAGKLAEIFSYPYWKDHGKTIWWYIKDENFTLIFAISSALGIAIAFFKRANPAARYIIGWTLAAIPYAALYSAAIPQNNYCQMPFLALVCVSTAYASSSISVLVRKFIKKDPLIPILVVVIAASAPMVRDSILRMHSTVFAGVDVAGESLRDFTKPGERIFLLTHSQGYGIARYAHRYAGWTYDLEEFKYKEKRFGVRYICIYPADFIRNLKRDRPELFGYMQENYRIKEIGMTEEPYRVYYMILEKGAGPEPQNFLESISGQKFLKTIYKIAGKYVFFYAVRPVQGAPPAPSMTQNTAGEGAG; via the coding sequence ATGAACCCGCCCCGGAAGTTAAAGAACGCCTTCCTGCTCTGTCTCATCCTTTTGATCGGATTATTGCTGCGGCTGTACAATGTCAATTTTCCCTCGATCGGTTATCATAATATGCAGGAGAACGAGCAGATGAGCATAGCCCATAATATGGAGGCGAGGCACGATTATGTGACGAAGGTCTCCTATTCCGGCAATGCCTTCGGGGACGGACTTCCGTCGGTCTCCGACCCGCAGGCCCCCCTCGTCGCTTACCAGACGCTCGCTGTATGGGGACTTTTCGGGGAGAACCTGTGGGGCCCGAGGTTATTCAACATCGTCTTCGGGGTATTGAGCATCCTGGTGATCTATCTGGTCTCATGCCTGTTGTTCGACAACAGGCATATATCGCTCTTCGTTGCCCTCGAGCTGGCCATAATGCCGCTCGCCGTCTTCTTTTCAAGGAACCTCCAGCCGGAAAGTCCGGCCCTCTTCTTCATGTTATTGGGCAGCCTCTTCTATCTGAGAGCCGCTTCGGGCGGAAAGGCCTATAACCTTATAGCGGGGGGGGTCTCATTTTCGGCCGCATGGCTATATAAGTTCAACTTCATTATCGGCGCGGCACCCTTTCTGCTCTATCTGCCGTCCATGATAGGGAAGAGGGGAGATAAGGACTTTGCGTTCCGCCTGACCGGGCTCTTCCTGCCTTACGTCGTAGTGCCGGCGTATCTCCTGTGGGCGCATCTATCGGGGCAGCCCGCCTTCAACGGTTTCGACGCAGGAAAGCTTGCGGAGATATTCTCTTATCCATACTGGAAAGACCACGGGAAGACGATATGGTGGTATATAAAAGACGAGAATTTCACGCTCATCTTTGCGATATCCTCAGCGCTCGGTATAGCGATAGCGTTCTTTAAACGGGCCAATCCCGCCGCGCGCTATATTATAGGATGGACGCTTGCCGCCATCCCCTATGCCGCCTTATACTCCGCCGCTATCCCGCAGAACAACTATTGCCAGATGCCGTTCCTGGCCCTTGTATGCGTATCTACCGCCTACGCGTCGTCCTCCATATCGGTACTGGTAAGAAAGTTCATCAAAAAAGACCCCCTTATACCTATCCTTGTCGTTGTGATAGCCGCGTCGGCCCCCATGGTGCGCGATTCCATACTGAGGATGCACTCGACGGTATTTGCCGGTGTGGACGTGGCCGGCGAATCGCTTAGGGACTTTACGAAACCGGGCGAGCGTATATTCCTGCTGACCCACTCCCAGGGTTACGGGATAGCCAGGTATGCCCACCGTTATGCCGGCTGGACGTATGATCTTGAGGAGTTCAAATATAAGGAGAAGAGATTCGGTGTCCGCTACATATGTATCTATCCGGCAGATTTCATACGCAACCTTAAGAGGGACAGGCCGGAGCTCTTCGGTTACATGCAGGAGAATTACCGCATCAAAGAGATAGGCATGACCGAAGAACCCTACCGTGTCTACTATATGATACTGGAGAAGGGCGCCGGGCCCGAACCGCAAAATTTCCTCGAATCGATCTCCGGGCAGAAGTTCCTGAAGACGATATATAAGATAGCAGGTAAATATGTCTTCTTCTACGCCGTGAGGCCTGTGCAGGGGGCCCCTCCCGCGCCTTCTATGACGCAAAATACGGCCGGAGAGGGTGCGGGATGA
- a CDS encoding response regulator, whose protein sequence is MDKDIKVLIVDDEADFRQVMTVWLESKGYSVIAAANGKDAISMVKRDEPNIIFMDLRMPIMDGSETIKRIRRFNRHIPIIIISAYVNDPKMKEVRTTDISGIFYKSDDFEKGRAILEAVLRTHKKLKKTGTDKE, encoded by the coding sequence ATGGATAAGGATATAAAGGTTCTGATAGTCGATGACGAGGCGGACTTCAGGCAGGTCATGACGGTGTGGCTCGAATCGAAGGGGTATTCCGTCATAGCCGCGGCAAACGGCAAAGATGCCATCAGCATGGTGAAGAGAGACGAGCCCAATATAATTTTCATGGACCTGAGGATGCCTATCATGGACGGCAGCGAGACGATCAAGAGGATCAGGCGTTTCAACAGGCATATACCCATAATAATAATAAGCGCGTATGTCAACGATCCCAAGATGAAAGAGGTCCGGACTACCGATATCTCCGGCATATTCTATAAGAGCGACGACTTCGAAAAAGGGAGAGCCATCCTCGAGGCGGTGCTGAGGACTCACAAGAAACTCAAAAAGACAGGCACGGATAAAGAGTAA
- a CDS encoding ATP-binding protein, with protein MFSLTVVYVFTIIVSVIIALLLAYFASLSSRPQKSADTDRKVTIFPDSSSASDSDLKKIVYHEISGLVESKTRCQKIADTVSDIFRKELEEKISVNNSNIASKYEEIIKKKGESEDVAWKKYKKILIDKEETEAVIRSIAEGLVVIDAKGKVVMMNPAAEKLLEASKKDKIGKSILENIKESQLLSLSKSSQNGEDRSIELISNRDETKKVLRASTAVIENENGQTVGMVSVLSDITKQKELDEMKSNFVANVSHELRTPLVAIEKSISLIVNGTTGPLSESQAQLLSIAERNLRRLTFLINDLLELAKLEAGKTKLRREDAPIGKIIDEVIESLEAWASTKSIKIEKYIEKDLPELHMDPGRITQVLNNLIGNSIKFTPTDGTIIVRAILRGGANPQVEVSIKDTGIGIAREDLTKVFNKFYQAGERVATDISGTGIGLAISKEIIELHGGTIRVESEKGKGAEFIFALPVKSGG; from the coding sequence ATGTTCTCTTTGACCGTAGTATATGTATTTACGATAATAGTCAGCGTCATCATAGCATTATTGCTCGCCTATTTCGCCAGCCTTTCGTCCAGGCCGCAGAAGAGCGCGGACACGGACAGAAAAGTGACGATCTTCCCCGATTCATCCTCCGCATCCGACAGCGACCTAAAGAAGATCGTCTATCATGAGATAAGCGGGCTTGTCGAATCGAAGACGCGCTGCCAGAAGATAGCGGATACCGTTTCCGATATCTTCCGTAAGGAGCTGGAGGAGAAGATAAGCGTCAATAACTCCAACATCGCCTCGAAATATGAAGAGATAATCAAGAAAAAGGGCGAGAGCGAAGATGTGGCATGGAAAAAATATAAGAAGATACTGATAGACAAGGAAGAGACCGAGGCGGTCATCAGGAGCATAGCCGAAGGGCTGGTGGTCATAGACGCCAAAGGCAAGGTCGTCATGATGAACCCGGCGGCCGAGAAGCTTCTGGAGGCCTCGAAAAAAGACAAGATAGGCAAGTCGATACTGGAGAATATAAAAGAGTCACAGCTCCTGTCGCTCTCCAAATCCTCGCAGAACGGCGAGGACAGGTCGATAGAGCTCATAAGTAACCGCGATGAGACGAAGAAGGTGTTGAGGGCAAGCACCGCCGTGATCGAGAACGAGAACGGGCAGACCGTCGGCATGGTCTCGGTCCTGAGCGATATAACGAAGCAGAAAGAATTGGACGAGATGAAATCCAATTTCGTCGCCAACGTCTCTCATGAACTGCGCACCCCGCTCGTGGCCATCGAGAAGTCCATATCCCTCATCGTCAACGGGACTACAGGGCCGCTTTCGGAATCCCAGGCGCAGCTCCTGTCGATAGCGGAACGTAACCTGAGGCGGCTTACATTCCTGATAAACGACCTCCTGGAACTGGCCAAGCTCGAGGCCGGCAAGACGAAACTGAGGCGCGAAGATGCGCCTATCGGGAAGATCATAGACGAGGTCATAGAGAGTTTAGAGGCATGGGCAAGCACCAAGTCCATAAAGATAGAGAAATATATAGAGAAGGACCTGCCCGAACTGCATATGGACCCGGGCAGGATAACGCAGGTCCTGAATAACCTGATAGGCAATTCCATCAAGTTCACCCCTACGGACGGCACCATAATAGTCAGGGCGATATTGCGCGGAGGCGCGAACCCGCAAGTCGAGGTCAGCATAAAGGATACGGGCATAGGTATAGCCAGGGAAGACCTCACGAAGGTCTTCAACAAGTTCTACCAGGCGGGAGAGAGGGTCGCCACCGATATCAGCGGGACGGGTATAGGGCTGGCCATCTCAAAAGAGATCATAGAGCTTCACGGGGGCACTATCCGGGTGGAGAGCGAAAAGGGGAAGGGCGCCGAATTCATATTTGCGTTGCCGGTGAAATCTGGAGGGTAG
- a CDS encoding radical SAM protein, translated as MKVTFLIPPALDGTGNVDRWIGCNYCIYFLPIPAVLYSATLLKSAGDRVEIADLAARRETRDGLISFISKDDSDIYIFYTVFLSQKTDRMVREIIREKRPGAKFIFSGPHATLAPELFLDRTDTFVARGEPEFVIKGLIEALKDEKARESVRGLSYLKDSKVVNNQPAEPITDIDDLPVPDRALLDHSPYSNPKLHLGPHTSALTSRGCYGRCWFCVPNSLSYSREVEYKKSHPGKPPPRLHSARRVIEEFSDIARLGIRSVSILDDEFLWDEKRTIEICDGIKGLALEWSCIARPDMVTEGAVRAMARSGCVYVDLGTESFDEEILDSIGKDMSPADTVKAVDLLKRYGIKVEINVLFGATPRETEETMKKTLRAVKRLNPDYVLFNIANPYPGTDFYDAAKREGWMVYGDYVPTDAMKSSIISYPHLSKEKLESFIAHAYLTYYYLNPRYLLRQLAGIRSWRDLGNKFSAAARFFIKNFIKR; from the coding sequence ATGAAGGTGACATTCCTGATACCTCCGGCGCTGGACGGCACCGGTAACGTGGACAGGTGGATAGGCTGCAATTACTGCATATACTTTCTGCCCATACCCGCCGTCTTATATTCCGCCACGCTCCTGAAGTCGGCCGGCGACAGGGTCGAGATAGCGGACCTCGCCGCCAGAAGAGAGACCAGGGACGGTCTCATCTCTTTCATATCAAAAGACGATTCCGATATCTACATATTTTACACCGTATTCCTTTCCCAGAAGACGGACCGCATGGTCCGTGAGATCATAAGAGAGAAGAGGCCCGGCGCGAAATTCATATTCTCGGGCCCGCATGCTACGCTGGCGCCGGAGCTCTTCCTTGACAGGACGGATACATTCGTCGCAAGGGGGGAACCGGAATTCGTCATCAAGGGGCTCATCGAAGCCCTTAAGGACGAAAAGGCCCGGGAGTCCGTAAGGGGGCTTTCTTACCTGAAGGATTCGAAGGTAGTGAACAACCAGCCCGCGGAGCCCATAACGGATATAGATGATCTCCCGGTCCCCGACAGGGCGCTCCTCGACCACAGCCCTTACTCCAACCCCAAACTCCATCTCGGCCCTCATACCTCGGCGCTCACTTCCCGCGGGTGTTACGGACGCTGCTGGTTCTGCGTGCCAAACTCATTGTCATACTCGAGGGAGGTGGAGTATAAGAAGAGCCACCCGGGGAAGCCGCCTCCGCGTCTACATTCGGCCAGAAGGGTGATAGAGGAGTTCTCCGACATAGCGCGGCTCGGCATAAGGTCCGTATCGATCCTCGACGACGAATTCCTGTGGGACGAGAAGCGGACGATCGAGATATGCGACGGCATAAAGGGGCTTGCCCTTGAGTGGTCCTGCATCGCCCGTCCGGATATGGTGACCGAAGGCGCGGTCCGCGCAATGGCGCGCTCCGGGTGCGTCTACGTGGACCTCGGGACCGAATCTTTCGACGAGGAGATACTGGACTCTATAGGAAAAGATATGTCTCCGGCAGACACGGTGAAGGCGGTGGATCTCCTCAAAAGATACGGGATCAAGGTCGAGATAAACGTGCTCTTCGGAGCCACGCCCAGAGAGACGGAAGAGACGATGAAGAAGACGCTCAGGGCCGTGAAGCGGCTGAACCCGGATTATGTACTCTTCAATATCGCCAACCCCTATCCGGGGACGGACTTCTACGATGCCGCCAAAAGAGAGGGGTGGATGGTCTACGGGGACTATGTCCCGACGGACGCGATGAAGAGCTCCATAATATCGTATCCGCACCTCTCCAAAGAAAAACTGGAGAGCTTCATAGCGCACGCGTACCTGACTTATTATTACCTGAACCCGAGATATCTCCTGAGACAGCTCGCCGGGATAAGGAGCTGGCGCGACCTCGGCAATAAGTTTTCCGCGGCGGCGAGGTTCTTCATTAAGAATTTCATAAAGAGATAG
- a CDS encoding glycosyltransferase family 2 protein, producing the protein MDKDIELSVVLPCLNEEKALGVCLDKIKEVFSREGISGEIIVSDNGSTDRSAEIARKAGAIVVSEPQKGYGAAYLRGLREARGRFIVIGDSDNSYDFYDIPRFLRALREGYDFVMGSRFKGGIQKGAMSWSHRYIGNPILSFMCRLFFHTSLSDIHCGMRAFTLDAYRKMRLRTLGMEFATEMVLSSLLNNLKVYEIPIDYHPRKGKSKLNPLYDAWRHVRFMLLYCPLWLYFIPGTLGFAAGLFLLILILPGPFLFLGRYWDMHVMIFGSMTAIVSYQILNLGVYAHTFAIRQGFLKYDPLTLFFQRHFNLEKGLVLGGLVFLTGFTVICLIFAEWFSRYFGALYRIRESILAMTLMTIGLQTMFSSFFISLLFLEKE; encoded by the coding sequence ATGGATAAAGATATAGAGCTTTCGGTAGTGCTACCGTGCCTGAACGAGGAGAAAGCGCTCGGCGTCTGCCTGGATAAGATAAAGGAGGTCTTCTCCAGGGAGGGCATAAGCGGTGAGATAATAGTTTCGGACAACGGTTCGACCGACCGTTCCGCCGAGATCGCCAGGAAGGCGGGGGCGATAGTCGTATCGGAACCGCAGAAGGGTTACGGCGCCGCTTACCTGAGAGGGCTCAGGGAGGCGAGGGGGCGCTTCATAGTGATAGGGGACAGCGACAACTCATACGATTTCTACGACATACCCAGATTCCTCAGGGCGCTGAGGGAAGGGTATGATTTTGTCATGGGTTCAAGGTTCAAGGGCGGCATACAGAAAGGGGCGATGAGCTGGTCGCACCGTTATATAGGGAACCCTATACTTTCGTTCATGTGCCGTCTCTTCTTCCATACCTCGCTCTCGGATATACATTGCGGCATGCGCGCCTTTACTCTCGACGCATACAGGAAGATGAGGCTGAGGACCCTCGGGATGGAATTTGCGACGGAGATGGTGCTCTCCTCGCTCCTCAATAACCTCAAGGTATACGAGATACCGATCGATTATCATCCCAGGAAAGGGAAGTCGAAATTGAACCCCCTGTATGACGCCTGGCGCCATGTGAGGTTCATGCTGCTCTACTGCCCCCTGTGGCTCTATTTCATCCCTGGGACACTGGGGTTCGCCGCAGGCCTCTTCCTCCTTATATTGATATTGCCCGGGCCGTTCCTCTTCCTGGGCCGCTACTGGGACATGCATGTCATGATATTCGGCAGCATGACCGCCATAGTATCTTACCAGATCCTGAATCTGGGGGTATACGCGCATACCTTCGCCATAAGACAGGGATTTTTGAAGTATGACCCTCTCACGCTCTTCTTCCAGCGCCACTTCAACCTGGAGAAGGGGCTCGTCCTGGGCGGGCTGGTATTCCTCACCGGGTTTACCGTCATATGCCTGATATTCGCCGAGTGGTTCTCGAGATATTTCGGCGCGCTCTACAGGATAAGGGAGTCGATACTCGCCATGACCCTAATGACCATAGGGCTCCAGACGATGTTCTCTTCATTCTTCATAAGCCTGTTGTTCCTGGAGAAGGAATGA